The Moorena producens PAL-8-15-08-1 genomic interval CAATTTTTCTATCAATTATAGTCGGCTTCCTCTATGGTGGTTTAGTTTGGGGTGTCTTACCCTCACAGCCCCATGTATCTTGGCAAGGACATTTATTTGGTTTTATCGGCGGTATCCTAGCCGCACGTCTACTGGCAAAGCGTAAACTCTCTTCGTAGTGCTAAGTTTTGACTACTCAGTGTGAAAATAGAACCAGACAGACTTTGTGGGTCCCCAACAGATTTAAACTATCTGTCTGCTGGTGTGAGTAATATGTTTTGAGTAGAACTAGAGAAACTTTTATCAACAATTATGCGTTCACGTAGTGTATCCAAAGGAGAATCGCAGGGATTGTCGCTCCTTGGGTCAATTCTGAAAACCCAGTGTGAGTGCAAGGTGTCACAGTCTCAATCTTCTAGGTATAACTTTTACGTATAACCAACAAAGAACGAAAATTTTTTCCCTACGAACGCACTCACCACGCTCAAGCTTGATGATCAGACCATAGAGGAAATGGCTCAAAAACAAAAATTCCCTCATCTTGTGGGTTCAAAATGGACAGCTAAACAGAAAACTTGGGGCTGGCGGCATTTCCAAGTGGTCAATCGTAAAAACCAAGGAAAGTGGGTGTTTGCTGAAATGGTGGCTTCTTGTGACCCGAATGTCCGTTTTTGGCTAAATGCTAAACAGCTTAAAGATCCTGGCTTGTGGCAAGCAGGCTGGAAATCTTTAGCCGAAATCGAAAGCGAAGAGTAACCAATCCCCGTTGATATGGTATCAACGGGGATTTTGATTCAAAATCTCATAAAAATCTGCCTGATCTGGCGATATGCCTATCTCCCGATCAATCTTCAAGATTGATGGATATTCAACTGGACTTGATATAACAGAGAACTTTTATCCCCATGCATAAATCCCACAAGCTTCCAGTTTGCCCTTACCAAACCCCTACTCGGTCAAGGCGAAATCCTTGGTGCAGAGGATTAAAAGTCTTGGCTGTAAGCTAATAGTAATAGGTTTTAGGTATTTTTTCTGGTTAGTGATGCGGCTCAAGATGTTTAACACACAAGGGTTCCGGTTCACAGCAGCATCTGATTGATAAGATAAATGGCACGCTCCTTGAATTCAAGGCAAGCTGGTAATTGTTTATGGTTCATTGTTTATTGTTTATTTGAGTTTTATTGCCATGGATGGAATCAATAAAGCAGAAATGCGGGAAAGACTGGGAAATCTTGAGAAGATACGTGATATAATAATAGGTTCTAAGCTGCGAGAGTATGATACTCGCTTCACGAAGATAGAGTCTGACTTATCCATGTGGCAGCAGGAAATACGCGATCGCGTTGAGCAGATCAAAACGACTCTGTCGAAAGAAATAGCTGCTGCGGTAGATGCCCTCGAAAAAAAAATAAGTAATCTTAGTTTAACTGCAGCCGAAGAGAGGAATGAGATTCAGGAGCGGGTTGAGCTGCTCAACAAAAAGTTTTCTAAGAGTATTGAGGTGCTTGATGAGACAGTCTACAAGCAGTCAAGCTCCCTAAAGAAGGAACTTTTGGAAACTAAAGAACAGCATCAGCAAGATGTGATCAATCTCAGAAAGCAGATCTTGGCAGAGCTGGAAACTAAATTTGCACAGTTCAAAGATGCCAAAGCCTCGAAAGCAGATCTCGGAGACATGTTGTTAGAGTTGGGTTTGAGGCTCAAAGGGACTGAATTGGTTCCAGCACTCAAAGAAGCTAGTGATCGGTT includes:
- a CDS encoding TIGR02450 family Trp-rich protein, with the translated sequence MAQKQKFPHLVGSKWTAKQKTWGWRHFQVVNRKNQGKWVFAEMVASCDPNVRFWLNAKQLKDPGLWQAGWKSLAEIESEE